The sequence ACATCTAATGCAAACACGGGTTCCTTTTGAAAAATTAAAAGACGCATTTGTCGCCGCACTCCTGAAAGCGGGATTGTCGCAGGACCGCGCGGAATTATGCGGGCGATTATTCGCAGAAAATCAGCGCGACGGTGTCTATTCCCATGGCCTGAACCGATTTCCCGGACTACTGGCAAAACTGCGCGAAGGGCGATTAGACGGCACAGCCGAACCCGAATGCGTAAAAGCGCTCGGCGTCTTAGAACAATGGGATGGCAAAATGGGAATAGGGCTGGTCAATGCCCATCTCGCAATGGGACGCGCAATAGAAATCGCAAAAGCAAACGGCATGGGATGCATCGGCTTGCGTAACACCAATCACTGGATGCGCGCCGGAGCCTACGGACTGCAAGCCGCCGATGCGGGATGCATCGGCATGTGCTGGACCAACACCACCCCACTCATGCCGCCCTGGGGCGCAACGGAAAAACGCATTGGAAACAATCCCATGACAATGGCCAT is a genomic window of Gemmatimonadota bacterium containing:
- the yiaK gene encoding 3-dehydro-L-gulonate 2-dehydrogenase — encoded protein: MQTRVPFEKLKDAFVAALLKAGLSQDRAELCGRLFAENQRDGVYSHGLNRFPGLLAKLREGRLDGTAEPECVKALGVLEQWDGKMGIGLVNAHLAMGRAIEIAKANGMGCIGLRNTNHWMRAGAYGLQAADAGCIGMCWTNTTPLMPPWGATEKRIGNNPMTMAIPRKEGHILLDMAMSQYSNGKLEVLQARGETLPIAGGFDTDGNLTCDPGAILDSKRALPIGYWKGSALAIVLDTLAALLSAGQTTHDIGAQGDEHAVSQTYIAIDVTSLNGQELCERIVNGIIDDLHGVHESARYPGEGMLRTRRESLEKGVLVEEDQWKELLRT